A region of Lycium barbarum isolate Lr01 chromosome 3, ASM1917538v2, whole genome shotgun sequence DNA encodes the following proteins:
- the LOC132633206 gene encoding thaumatin-like protein: MADQFLKPFLIFAFLTILASHISVSATTMTLYNKCSHAVWPGIQPSAGKPVLGRGGFKLMPKKAYRINLPAGWSGRVWGRHGCAFDASGRGRCATGDCGGALFCNGIGGTPPATLAEITLGNEQDFYDVSLVDGYNLAISITPFRGKGKCSYAGCVSDLNTMCPSGLQVRSHDKKQVVACKSACSAFNSPRYCCTGTFGNPQSCKPTAYSRIFKTACPKAYSYAYDDPTSIATCTGSSYLLTFCPHH, translated from the exons ATGGCAGATCAGTTTCTCAAACCCTTCCTCATTTTCGCCTTCCTCACCATCCTTGCCTCCCACATTTCAG tcTCAGCTACAACAATGACATTGTACAACAAATGTAGCCACGCAGTGTGGCCAGGGATTCAGCCAAGTGCAGGCAAGCCAGTTCTAGGTCGTGGAGGGTTCAAACTTATGCCAAAGAAGGCTTACAGAATTAACCTACCGGCTGGGTGGTCCGGTCGAGTTTGGGGTCGTCATGGGTGTGCTTTTGATGCATCTGGACGTGGTCGTTGTGCTACAGGGGACTGTGGTGGTGCGCTATTTTGTAATGGTATTGGTGGAACCCCACCAGCTACACTTGCTGAGATTACTTTGGGTAATGAACAGGATTTCTATGATGTTAGTCTTGTAGATGGATATAATCTAGCCATTTCCATAACTCCATTCCGAGGCAAAG gGAAATGCAGCTATGCTGGATGTGTGAGTGACTTGAACACAATGTGTCCATCGGGTCTACAAGTGAGGTCTCATGATAAGAAGCAAGTGGTGGCTTGTAAAAGTGCCTGCTCAGCTTTCAATTCTCCAAGATATTGTTGCACTGGAACTTTTGGAAATCCACAATCTTGCAAGCCAACTGCATACTCAAGGATATTCAAGACTGCTTGCCCCAAAGCTTACTCATATGCTTACGATGATCCCACTAGTATTGCAACTTGCACTGGTAGCAGCTACTTGCTCACTTTCTGTCCTCACCACTAG
- the LOC132633207 gene encoding pentatricopeptide repeat-containing protein At3g18020: MRLCKFPFPIPLLNSCKTCTSSLSHFSTFLSPSVIQLHLTHQQQQKQTPQVQEFDIDRTLIDRAYWTRRIHKLCSIDGNVDEALKLLDDLQLQGYHPDSLNLSSIIHALCDSHRFSEAHQRFLLAVSSHFTIPDERTCNVLIARLLKAITPYATVRVISALFFQKPQFVPSLMNYNRLIHQLCGFGRIVDAHKLFVDMRKRGHSPNAVSYTTLIDGYCGVGEVRDAEKLFDEMSECGLIPNALTYSALIRGILRKRDIDYGKQLITKLWDVMLDEEDMHANNAAFCNVINCLCREGFFHEVFNIAEDMPQGENVARSFVYAQMIDSLCRFGRCNGAARIVYLMRKRGFNPSLVSYNTIVHGLVKEGDCFRAYQLLEEGIQFGYLPSEFTYKLLVQGLCHENDLVKAKEVLNVMLNKKYLDRTRIYNIYLRGLCVVDNPTELLNVLVTMLQTQCQPDVITLNTVINGFCKMGRIEEAQKVFKDMMMGKFCAPNGVTFTTVISGFLKLGKVEEALALLDVVMPEKGFKPNVVTYNAVIQGLFKLHRIDEAMEIFRSMVSGGIAADCTTYTIIIDGLFESNKVDEAKRFWNDVVWPSGVHDSYLYAAILKGLCRSGKLNDACDFLYELVDCGVTLCVVNYNIVINGACTLGLKREAYQILGEMRKNGLEPDSVTWRILDKLHGNFENEFCEDLTCNQVGA, translated from the coding sequence ATGCGTTTGTGCAAATTTCCATTTCCGATACCTCTGCTCAACTCTTGTAAAACCTGCACTTCATCTCTTTCCCACTTCTCCACCTTTCTTTCACCTTCCGTAATTCAGCTCCATTTaactcatcaacaacaacaaaaacaaaccCCCCAAGTACAAGAATTTGACATTGATCGAACCTTAATCGACAGAGCTTACTGGACAAGACGAATTCACAAGCTTTGTTCTATTGACGGCAATGTCGACGAAGCTCTTAAACTCCTCGACGATCTTCAACTTCAAGGCTATCACCCCGACTCTCTTAATCTCAGCAGTATCATCCACGCGCTCTGTGATTCCCATCGCTTTTCCGAAGCCCACCAGCGTTTCCTTCTCGCTGTTTCTTCCCATTTTACTATCCCTGATGAGCGCACTTGTAACGTACTTATTGCTCGTTTGCTTAAAGCAATTACTCCGTATGCAACTGTGCGTGTTATTTCCGCTTTGTTCTTCCAGAAGCCTCAGTTTGTACCATCGTTGATGAATTATAACCGTTTAATCCATCAGCTTTGTGGTTTTGGAAGAATTGTAGATGCACATAAGCTGTTTGTTGATATGAGAAAGAGAGGGCATTCTCCTAATGCTGTTTCGTATACTACTTTGATTGATGGGTATTGTGGGGTTGGCGAGGTAAGGGATGCAGAGAAGCTGTTCGATGAAATGTCTGAATGTGGACTGATACCTAATGCTCTTACTTATAGCGCTTTGATTCGGGGGATTCTTCGAAAACGGGATATTGATTATGGAAAACAACTGATTACGAAGCTTTGGGATGTGATGCTCGATGAAGAGGATATGCATGCAAACAATGCAGCATTCTGTAACGTGATCAATTGCTTGTGTAGGGAAGGGTTCTTCCATGAAGTGTTTAATATCGCTGAAGATATGCCTCAGGGTGAAAATGTGGCTCGGAGTTTTGTATATGCCCAAATGATAGATTCACTTTGTAGATTTGGGAGGTGTAATGGAGCTGCTAGGATAGTTTATTTGATGAGAAAACGAGGGTTTAATCCAAGCTTAGTGTCGTATAATACAATTGTACATGGTCTTGTTAAAGAAGGCGATTGTTTCAGGGCATATCAGTTGTTGGAGGAAGGGATTCAATTTGGCTACTTGCCGTCAGAATTCACTTATAAGTTATTGGTACAAGGTCTGTGTCATGAAAATGATCTTGTTAAGGCCAAGGAAGTCCTCAATGTGATGTTAAATAAGAAATACCTCGACAGAACAAGGATTTATAATATATATCTCAGAGGTCTTTGTGTTGTTGACAATCCAACTGAGCTTTTAAATGTCCTTGTCACCATGCTTCAAACTCAATGTCAACCAGATGTGATCACCCTGAATACTGTTATTAATGGCTTCTGCAAAATGGGAAGAATCGAAGAGGCGCAAAAGGTTTTCAAAGATATGATGATGGGGAAGTTTTGTGCCCCGAATGGTGTCACGTTCACAACTGTTATTAGCGGTTTTTTAAAACTCGGGAAGGTTGAGGAAGCTCTTGCATTATTGGATGTAGTTATGCCTGAAAAAGGTTTTAAGCCCAACGTTGTAACATATAATGCAGTTATCCAGGGGTTATTCAAGTTACATAGGATCGATGAAGCTATGGAGATTTTCCGTAGCATGGTAAGTGGTGGCATCGCTGCTGATTGCACGACGTATACTATTATTATTGATGGATTGTTTGAATCCAACAAAGTTGATGAAGCCAAAAGATTCTGGAATGATGTAGTTTGGCCCTCAGGAGTTCATGACAGTTACTTATATGCTGCCATTCTCAAGGGGCTTTGTCGCTCTGGCAAATTGAATGATGCTTGTGATTTCTTATATGAATTAGTAGATTGTGGGGTTACTCTTTGTGTCGTTAATTACAACATTGTTATTAATGGTGCTTGCACATTGGGTTTGAAGAGAGAAGCTTATCAGATTCTTGGTGAAATGAGAAAGAATGGACTAGAACCTGATTCTGTAACATGGAGAATTCTGGATAAATTGCATGGCAATTTTGAAAATGAGTTCTGCGAGGATTTGACATGTAATCAAGTGGGGGCGTAA
- the LOC132633209 gene encoding uncharacterized protein LOC132633209, with amino-acid sequence MTTCIAPGVGANLLGQHSAERNQDATAYVGNLDPQITEELLWELFVQAGPVVNVYVPKDRVTNAHQGYGFVEFRSEEDADYEIKVLNMIKLYGKPIRVNKASQDKKSVDVGANLFVGNLDPDVDEKLLYYTFSAFGVVVSNPKVLSHFSSTFI; translated from the exons ATGACGACCTGTATAGCTCCGGGTGTGGGAGCAAATCTTCTGGGGCAACACTCAGCGGAGCGCAACCAAGACGCCACCGCTTATGTCGGCAACCTCGACCCTCAG ATTACTGAAGAGTTGTTATGGGAGTTGTTTGTTCAAGCAGGTCCAGTAG TCAATGTTTATGTCCCCAAGGACAGAGTTACTAATGCTCATCAAGGATACGGTTTTGTGGAATTCCGAAGTGAAGAAGATGCTGACTAT GAAATTAAGGTACTGAATATGATTAAACTTTATGGGAAACCAATACGAGTGAATAAG GCATCTCAAGATAAAAAGAGTGTTGATGTTGGTGCCAACTTGTTTGTTGGGAACCTTGATCCT GATGTAGATGAGAAGCTTCTATACTACACTTTTAGTGCTTTTGGAGTTGTTGTCTCAAATCCTAAGGTTTTAAGTCATTTCTCTTCTACTTtcatatga